One Campylobacter pinnipediorum subsp. caledonicus genomic window carries:
- the serS gene encoding serine--tRNA ligase, protein MINLKLLDSNYDEFVKKLRGKKTNEELLETLLQTFNTLKKEKIELENLQAIQNSKSKELGNLARSGADVSGLKQELSQNKEAISSKSEIVKELEAKLSDIANSVPNIIDDDVPFGEDENDNVCIKEVLTPREFSFEPKPHYELSPDLDFERGVKISGSRFTIIKGQMARLSRALVNYMIDFNNSRGFELVNVPFLVSSNTLYGTGQLPKFEEDLYKVDGEDLYLIPTSEVPVTNIYNDEIIPEEELPIKMTCYSACFRKEAGSAGRDTRGMIRQHQFEKVELVCITKPEDSEKTLQDMVDCASDLLASLGLPHRHMLLCSGDLGFSAAKTIDLEVWLPSANKFREISSVSNTRDFQARRAKIRYKNGSKNTLVHTLNGSSLAVGRTLIAIMENYQNQDGTIEIPEVLKRYM, encoded by the coding sequence ATGATAAACTTAAAACTTCTTGATAGCAATTATGATGAATTTGTAAAAAAACTTCGTGGCAAAAAGACAAATGAAGAGCTACTTGAGACCCTTTTGCAAACTTTTAATACCTTAAAAAAAGAAAAAATAGAGCTTGAAAACTTGCAAGCTATCCAAAACTCAAAAAGCAAAGAGCTTGGAAATTTAGCCAGAAGTGGTGCTGATGTTTCAGGATTAAAACAAGAACTTAGCCAAAACAAAGAGGCTATAAGCTCAAAAAGCGAGATAGTAAAAGAGCTAGAAGCAAAACTTTCAGATATAGCAAATAGTGTCCCAAATATTATAGATGATGATGTGCCTTTTGGCGAAGATGAAAATGACAATGTATGTATAAAAGAGGTATTGACACCAAGAGAGTTTAGCTTTGAACCGAAACCACATTATGAACTAAGTCCTGATTTGGACTTTGAAAGAGGTGTAAAAATTTCTGGGTCTAGATTTACTATCATAAAAGGACAGATGGCTAGACTTAGTAGGGCTTTGGTAAATTATATGATAGATTTTAATAATTCAAGAGGATTTGAGCTTGTAAATGTTCCTTTTTTGGTTAGTTCAAATACACTTTATGGAACTGGACAGCTTCCAAAATTTGAAGAGGATTTGTATAAAGTTGATGGAGAAGATTTGTATCTTATACCTACCAGCGAGGTTCCGGTAACAAATATATATAATGATGAAATTATCCCGGAAGAAGAGCTTCCTATAAAGATGACTTGTTATTCTGCTTGTTTTAGAAAAGAGGCTGGAAGTGCTGGGAGAGATACGAGGGGAATGATAAGACAACATCAATTTGAAAAAGTTGAATTGGTTTGTATCACAAAACCGGAAGATAGCGAAAAGACGCTTCAAGATATGGTTGATTGTGCTTCTGATTTGCTTGCTTCACTTGGCCTACCACATCGCCATATGCTTTTATGCAGCGGGGATCTTGGTTTTAGTGCTGCAAAAACGATAGACCTTGAGGTTTGGTTGCCTTCTGCTAATAAATTTAGAGAGATAAGTTCTGTATCAAATACTAGGGATTTTCAAGCAAGAAGAGCAAAAATTCGTTATAAAAATGGATCAAAAAATACCTTAGTTCACACACTAAATGGATCAAGTTTGGCTGTAGGTAGAACACTTATTGCTATAATGGAAAATTATCAAAACCAAGATGGCACAATAGAAATTCCAGAAGTTCTTAAAAGGTATATGTAG
- the trpS gene encoding tryptophan--tRNA ligase, with product MRVLTGLQPSGKLHLGNYFASIKQMLNAQENSDMFIFIANYHAMTSTSEAKTLRQNTLEAAAAFLSLGIDPDKSTFWVQSDVKEVLELYWILSQYTPMGLLERAHSYKDKTAKGISANHGLFSYPVLMAADILMYSADVVPVGKDQIQHVEIARDIALKFNNDHGDILKLPNYKVDENVATVPGVDGAKMSKSYKNTIDIFSDAKGLKKQISQIVTSSEPLEAPKDWKNCNIYNIAKLFLDENGQKDLQARYERGGEGHGHFKMYLNELVWDYFADAREKFDYYINNTNEIEKILENGAKKAKDVALPLIEKVRQTTGIY from the coding sequence TTGAGAGTATTAACAGGACTTCAACCATCAGGCAAATTGCACCTTGGAAATTATTTTGCAAGTATAAAACAAATGCTAAATGCTCAAGAAAATAGCGATATGTTTATCTTTATAGCAAATTATCACGCTATGACTTCAACTAGTGAAGCAAAAACCTTAAGACAAAACACACTAGAAGCTGCTGCTGCATTTTTATCGCTTGGAATTGACCCTGATAAATCAACATTTTGGGTTCAAAGTGATGTGAAAGAAGTTCTTGAATTGTATTGGATTTTGAGTCAATACACACCTATGGGGTTACTTGAAAGAGCGCATAGTTACAAAGATAAAACAGCAAAAGGCATAAGTGCAAATCACGGATTATTTAGTTATCCTGTGCTTATGGCGGCTGATATTTTGATGTATAGTGCTGATGTTGTGCCTGTCGGAAAGGATCAAATTCAACACGTTGAGATAGCAAGAGATATAGCCTTGAAATTTAACAACGACCACGGAGATATTTTAAAACTTCCAAATTATAAGGTTGATGAAAATGTGGCGACTGTTCCTGGTGTTGATGGTGCAAAGATGAGTAAAAGTTATAAAAACACCATAGATATCTTTTCTGATGCAAAAGGATTAAAAAAGCAAATATCTCAAATCGTAACTAGCTCAGAGCCTCTAGAGGCTCCAAAGGATTGGAAAAACTGCAATATCTATAATATCGCCAAGCTATTCTTGGATGAAAATGGACAAAAAGATTTGCAAGCTAGATATGAACGAGGCGGAGAGGGTCACGGACATTTTAAAATGTATCTAAATGAGCTTGTTTGGGATTATTTTGCTGATGCGAGAGAGAAATTTGATTATTATATAAATAATACAAATGAAATAGAAAAAATCTTAGAAAACGGTGCAAAAAAAGCCAAAGATGTAGCTTTGCCTTTGATTGAAAAAGTAAGACAGACTACTGGAATTTATTAA
- a CDS encoding shikimate kinase, protein MKGENLVLIGFMGAGKSSVARELAKSLKMFNLDSDNLIENSEGMSIPRIFETKGESYFRDLEKKLCSFLAKNITNAIISTGGGFVNTKSIKQIGKIIYLKSSFEFIIQRLQNGENSKADFEKRPLLKNLDEAKKIFLQREEIYQKKADIVVCIENKTLKQIAKEIKNKIKD, encoded by the coding sequence ATGAAGGGTGAAAACTTGGTTTTAATAGGCTTTATGGGTGCTGGTAAAAGCTCTGTTGCAAGAGAACTTGCAAAAAGCCTAAAAATGTTTAACCTTGATAGTGATAATCTAATAGAAAATAGCGAAGGTATGAGCATACCTAGGATATTTGAAACAAAAGGGGAAAGTTATTTTAGAGATTTAGAAAAGAAGCTTTGTAGTTTTTTAGCCAAAAACATAACAAATGCCATTATCTCAACCGGCGGTGGCTTTGTAAATACTAAAAGTATAAAACAAATAGGAAAAATAATATATCTAAAATCAAGTTTTGAGTTTATTATACAAAGATTGCAAAATGGTGAGAATTCAAAAGCTGATTTTGAAAAAAGACCACTTTTAAAAAATTTAGATGAAGCAAAAAAAATATTTTTGCAAAGAGAAGAAATTTATCAAAAAAAAGCTGATATTGTGGTTTGTATAGAAAACAAAACCTTAAAACAAATAGCAAAAGAGATAAAAAACAAAATAAAGGATTAG
- the der gene encoding ribosome biogenesis GTPase Der, whose amino-acid sequence MQKIILVGKPNVGKSSLFNRLARQRIAITSDVSGTTRDTNKAIINIYDKRCLLIDSGGLDDSSELFRNVKAKTLNEVKESDAIVYMVDGKMMPDDEDRELFYELSKQKLPICLVINKCDSKKDEQRAWEFISFGAKDVFSISVSHNTGIDELSDWIEKHLKDEIIPDESDDFDDFLDEIDDNLETKQDFENKNIRVGIIGRVNVGKSSLLNALVKDSRAVVSDVAGTTIDPVNEVYENDGKIYEFVDTAGIRRRGKIEGIEKYALNRTQKILENTDIALLVLDSSEPFSELDERIAGLASKFDLGIIIVLNKWDKSQVEFDEMVKDIKDRFKFLAYAPIISVSALGGKRVHKVYSIINEVYENFTQKLQTSKLNEVISEATKTHPLPHDKGKSVKIYYAVQFAFAPPKIALIMNRPKALHFSYRRYLSNKLRASFNLSGVPIKFIPKKRGETNEDEG is encoded by the coding sequence GTGCAAAAGATTATATTAGTAGGTAAGCCAAATGTCGGAAAGAGTTCGCTGTTTAATAGACTAGCAAGACAGAGAATTGCGATAACTAGCGATGTTAGTGGAACAACAAGAGATACAAATAAAGCCATAATAAACATCTATGATAAAAGATGTTTACTGATAGATTCAGGAGGTCTTGATGATAGCTCTGAATTGTTTCGCAATGTAAAAGCAAAAACTCTAAATGAAGTAAAAGAGTCTGATGCTATCGTTTATATGGTTGATGGCAAGATGATGCCAGATGATGAAGATAGAGAGCTTTTTTATGAACTAAGCAAACAAAAACTTCCCATTTGTTTAGTGATAAATAAATGTGATAGCAAAAAAGATGAACAAAGGGCTTGGGAGTTTATAAGCTTTGGTGCAAAAGATGTATTTAGTATATCAGTTAGCCACAATACCGGCATAGATGAGCTTAGTGATTGGATAGAAAAACATCTAAAAGATGAGATTATACCTGATGAAAGCGATGATTTTGATGATTTTTTAGATGAGATAGATGATAATTTAGAAACAAAACAAGACTTTGAAAACAAAAATATAAGAGTTGGGATAATAGGGCGCGTTAATGTTGGAAAATCAAGTTTATTAAATGCCTTGGTAAAAGACTCTCGTGCCGTTGTTAGCGATGTAGCTGGAACCACAATAGACCCTGTAAATGAAGTTTATGAAAATGATGGCAAAATTTATGAGTTTGTAGATACGGCTGGTATAAGAAGAAGGGGTAAGATAGAAGGCATTGAAAAATACGCACTAAATAGAACACAAAAAATTTTAGAAAATACAGATATAGCACTTTTAGTCCTTGATAGCTCAGAACCTTTTAGCGAGCTAGATGAGAGAATAGCCGGACTTGCATCTAAGTTTGATTTGGGGATAATTATAGTTTTAAATAAATGGGATAAGTCGCAAGTAGAGTTTGATGAGATGGTAAAAGATATAAAAGATAGATTTAAATTCCTAGCTTATGCACCTATCATAAGTGTATCCGCACTCGGTGGAAAAAGAGTCCATAAGGTATACTCTATAATAAACGAAGTTTATGAAAATTTCACACAAAAACTTCAAACATCAAAATTAAACGAAGTAATATCAGAAGCAACAAAGACACATCCACTGCCACACGACAAGGGTAAATCTGTAAAAATTTATTATGCCGTTCAATTTGCTTTTGCGCCACCAAAAATAGCACTTATAATGAATAGACCAAAGGCTTTGCATTTTAGTTATAGACGCTACTTATCAAATAAACTAAGAGCTAGTTTTAACCTAAGCGGTGTTCCTATAAAATTCATACCTAAAAAACGCGGAGAAACAAACGAAGATGAAGGGTGA
- a CDS encoding DMT family transporter produces the protein MFKFKGIILFRRIIIRNLGIYYMIIASILFAFTGAFAKILSSDLPSIEVVFFRNLIGLMMILYAIFKKPLNQKGGHIFLLMFRGFVGTIALFAFFYNIAHINLGAAFTFSKTSPIFTAILAAFVFKESLSFKGWGAIFLGFIGILFIIQPNLGISKTDWLGIWSGVGAALAYTSVRELKKSYDTKVIVLSFMGWGSLLPLVFMGMAEFVEYEPIDFLLSKFVMPNIWDLAAIIAMGVFGLFFQVYMTKAYAVSKKAGVVAAVSYLDVIFTIIIGFFMGDKLPDGLAFFGIILVILSGIIVVREK, from the coding sequence ATGTTTAAATTTAAAGGTATTATTTTGTTTCGTAGAATTATTATAAGAAATTTAGGCATTTATTATATGATTATTGCCTCTATTTTATTTGCTTTCACTGGTGCTTTTGCCAAAATTTTAAGCAGCGATTTACCATCCATTGAAGTCGTTTTTTTTAGAAATTTAATAGGCTTAATGATGATACTATATGCCATTTTTAAAAAGCCATTAAATCAAAAAGGCGGGCATATATTTTTACTTATGTTCCGTGGTTTTGTAGGAACAATAGCACTTTTTGCATTTTTTTATAATATAGCTCATATAAATTTAGGAGCGGCATTTACCTTTTCAAAAACAAGTCCAATTTTTACAGCTATCTTAGCGGCATTTGTGTTTAAAGAATCACTTAGCTTTAAAGGCTGGGGAGCGATATTTTTAGGTTTTATTGGGATACTTTTTATCATTCAACCAAACCTAGGTATAAGCAAAACAGATTGGCTTGGGATTTGGAGTGGTGTTGGAGCAGCACTTGCATATACAAGCGTCAGGGAATTAAAAAAGAGTTATGATACAAAGGTTATAGTTTTATCTTTTATGGGTTGGGGTTCTTTACTACCGCTTGTTTTTATGGGTATGGCTGAGTTTGTTGAGTATGAGCCGATTGATTTTTTACTATCAAAATTTGTTATGCCAAATATTTGGGATTTAGCAGCAATTATAGCTATGGGAGTCTTTGGACTTTTTTTTCAAGTTTATATGACAAAGGCATATGCGGTCAGCAAAAAAGCTGGAGTTGTGGCAGCCGTCAGTTATCTTGATGTAATTTTTACGATAATTATAGGATTTTTTATGGGTGATAAGCTTCCTGATGGATTAGCTTTTTTTGGTATAATACTTGTTATTCTTAGCGGGATAATAGTTGTAAGGGAGAAATGA
- the kdsA gene encoding 3-deoxy-8-phosphooctulonate synthase translates to MILIAGPCVIESEELVMQVAERLQEFNDNKNIDFYFKSSFDKANRTSISSFRGPGLEKGCEILAKVKERFGYKILTDIHESYQAQRVAQVADVLQIPAFLCRQTDLLVAAAKTDAVVNIKKGQFLAADNMKYSVKKVLETRNIKDEGYEVAKQNKVWLCERGSTFGYGNLVVDMRNLPIMREYAPVIFDATHSVQMPGSANGKSGGDARFVPYLAKAAASVGVDGFFYETHINPCEALCDGSNMLDISELKHLVEQTMKIEEILKG, encoded by the coding sequence ATGATATTAATAGCTGGTCCTTGCGTAATAGAAAGCGAAGAGCTTGTAATGCAAGTCGCCGAGAGACTACAAGAATTTAATGATAACAAAAATATAGATTTTTATTTTAAGTCAAGTTTTGATAAAGCAAATAGGACAAGTATTTCAAGTTTTCGCGGTCCTGGTTTAGAAAAAGGTTGCGAGATATTGGCAAAAGTAAAAGAGAGATTTGGATATAAAATTTTAACAGATATTCACGAAAGCTATCAAGCACAAAGGGTAGCACAAGTAGCAGATGTGCTTCAAATTCCTGCTTTTTTGTGTCGCCAAACTGATTTACTTGTGGCTGCAGCAAAAACAGATGCCGTTGTAAATATCAAAAAAGGTCAGTTTCTAGCTGCTGATAATATGAAATACTCAGTTAAAAAAGTGCTTGAAACCAGAAATATAAAAGATGAAGGTTATGAAGTAGCAAAGCAAAACAAAGTATGGCTTTGTGAGCGTGGAAGCACATTTGGATATGGAAATTTAGTAGTTGATATGAGAAATTTGCCTATTATGCGTGAGTATGCACCTGTGATATTTGACGCAACACATAGTGTCCAAATGCCTGGGTCTGCAAATGGTAAAAGTGGCGGCGATGCTAGATTTGTGCCGTATTTAGCAAAGGCTGCGGCTAGTGTCGGTGTAGATGGATTTTTTTATGAAACACATATAAACCCTTGCGAGGCGCTTTGCGATGGTTCAAACATGCTAGATATAAGTGAGCTTAAACATCTAGTGGAACAAACTATGAAAATAGAAGAAATTTTAAAAGGATAG
- the ribH gene encoding 6,7-dimethyl-8-ribityllumazine synthase — protein MNIIEGKLSLDGSEKIAIINARFNHIITDRLVEGAKDAFLRHGGDEKNLSLILVPGAFEIPMVLEKVLQSGKFDAVCCVGAVIRGSTPHFDYVSAETTKGIANVTLKHGKPVSFGVLTVDSIEQAIERAGSKAGNKGFEAMAGIIEMLNLYKTLKV, from the coding sequence ATGAACATTATAGAAGGAAAACTTTCATTAGATGGAAGTGAAAAGATAGCGATAATAAACGCTAGATTTAATCATATAATAACAGATAGGCTAGTTGAGGGTGCAAAAGATGCCTTTTTAAGACACGGTGGAGATGAAAAAAATCTAAGCCTTATTTTAGTGCCTGGCGCATTTGAGATACCTATGGTTTTAGAAAAAGTTTTACAAAGTGGAAAATTTGATGCTGTTTGTTGTGTTGGTGCTGTTATTAGGGGTTCAACTCCGCATTTTGATTATGTATCAGCTGAAACAACAAAAGGTATAGCAAATGTAACATTAAAGCACGGAAAACCTGTAAGTTTCGGTGTTTTAACAGTAGATAGTATAGAACAAGCTATAGAAAGAGCTGGAAGCAAAGCTGGAAATAAAGGCTTTGAAGCTATGGCTGGCATTATAGAAATGCTTAATCTTTATAAAACTTTAAAGGTTTAA